Proteins encoded together in one Miscanthus floridulus cultivar M001 chromosome 16, ASM1932011v1, whole genome shotgun sequence window:
- the LOC136513687 gene encoding uncharacterized protein isoform X1 — protein MAMELPLILGDGLDAALFSSLWSSFPDDLQQPPQESVAELKQTLLATTLELEAAREELKRKEQSIAKLAELVREVAKERDDARDQLQSLRLLAAQAAAAPAPPLVTSSVTDSDCSLVSSPVDPFFDPVTSADRRGKLSPATPPAVAPKRQCQPGGGGGGVGSAADAVLDMLASKRPLPHKGRLLAAVMEAGPLLQNLLVAGQLPRWRNPPTVRAPDTLPLGAARVGYVGAPVAAAGSDAVTLASSACMKRPMSMLPLTPMLPAASCSPGFIAKRQRLH, from the exons ATGGCCATGGAACTTCCTCTCATCCTCGGCGACGGCCTGGACGCCGCCCTCTTCTCCTCCCTCTGGTCCTCCTTCCCCGACGATCTGCAGCAGCCCCCGCAAGAG AGCGTGGCGGAGCTGAAGCAGACGCTGCTGGCGACGACGCTGGAGCTGGAGGCGGCGAGGGAGGAGCTGAAGCGCAAGGAGCAGAGCATCGCCAAGCTGGCCGAGCTGGTCCGCGAGGTGGCCAAGGAGCGCGACGACGCGCGGGACCAGCTGCAGAGCCTCCGTCTCCTGGCCGCCCAGGCGGCGGCGGCACCCGCGCCGCCGCTCGTCACTTCCAGCGTCACCGACTCCGACTGTAGCCTCGTCTCGTCCCCCGTCGACCCCTTCTTCGACCCCGTCACCTCCGCCGACAGGCGCGGCAAGCTCAGCCCCGCCACTCCCCCGGCGGTGGCGCCCAAACGGCAGTGCCAgcccggaggcggcggcggcggcgtcgggtcGGCGGCCGACGCGGTGCTCGACATGCTCGCCAGCAAGAGGCCCCTGCCGCACAAGGGCCGCCTGCTGGCCGCCGTCATGGAGGCGGGGCCTCTGCTTCAGAACCTGCTCGTCGCCGGGCAACTCCCTCGGTGGCGCAACCCGCCCACGGTGCGCGCCCCAGACACGCTCCCTCTCGGCGCCGCCCGCGTCGGGTACGTCGGCGCCCCCGTGGCCGCCGCCGGCTCCGACGCCGTCACGCTGGCCTCCAGCGCCTGCATGAAGCGGCCGATGTCCATGCTCCCGCTGACGCCCATGCTGCCCGCCGCCAGCTGCTCGCCGGGCTTCATCGCCAAGCGGCAGAGGCTGCACTGA
- the LOC136513687 gene encoding uncharacterized protein isoform X2: MLFNDGVVLPWAPSVAELKQTLLATTLELEAAREELKRKEQSIAKLAELVREVAKERDDARDQLQSLRLLAAQAAAAPAPPLVTSSVTDSDCSLVSSPVDPFFDPVTSADRRGKLSPATPPAVAPKRQCQPGGGGGGVGSAADAVLDMLASKRPLPHKGRLLAAVMEAGPLLQNLLVAGQLPRWRNPPTVRAPDTLPLGAARVGYVGAPVAAAGSDAVTLASSACMKRPMSMLPLTPMLPAASCSPGFIAKRQRLH; encoded by the exons ATGCTGTTCAATGATGGTGTTGTTCTGCCTTGGGCCCCT AGCGTGGCGGAGCTGAAGCAGACGCTGCTGGCGACGACGCTGGAGCTGGAGGCGGCGAGGGAGGAGCTGAAGCGCAAGGAGCAGAGCATCGCCAAGCTGGCCGAGCTGGTCCGCGAGGTGGCCAAGGAGCGCGACGACGCGCGGGACCAGCTGCAGAGCCTCCGTCTCCTGGCCGCCCAGGCGGCGGCGGCACCCGCGCCGCCGCTCGTCACTTCCAGCGTCACCGACTCCGACTGTAGCCTCGTCTCGTCCCCCGTCGACCCCTTCTTCGACCCCGTCACCTCCGCCGACAGGCGCGGCAAGCTCAGCCCCGCCACTCCCCCGGCGGTGGCGCCCAAACGGCAGTGCCAgcccggaggcggcggcggcggcgtcgggtcGGCGGCCGACGCGGTGCTCGACATGCTCGCCAGCAAGAGGCCCCTGCCGCACAAGGGCCGCCTGCTGGCCGCCGTCATGGAGGCGGGGCCTCTGCTTCAGAACCTGCTCGTCGCCGGGCAACTCCCTCGGTGGCGCAACCCGCCCACGGTGCGCGCCCCAGACACGCTCCCTCTCGGCGCCGCCCGCGTCGGGTACGTCGGCGCCCCCGTGGCCGCCGCCGGCTCCGACGCCGTCACGCTGGCCTCCAGCGCCTGCATGAAGCGGCCGATGTCCATGCTCCCGCTGACGCCCATGCTGCCCGCCGCCAGCTGCTCGCCGGGCTTCATCGCCAAGCGGCAGAGGCTGCACTGA
- the LOC136512070 gene encoding uncharacterized protein, which produces MASSKISLKLLIDNKAKKVLFAEAGKEFVDFVFSLLTLPIGAVAKLVSAGTMHGSVGRLYESVDRMGASYLQPGTDRSDLLQPKVLHPDARELLLLSGSRGGDGDGESPLGRFRLYTCAGYCATAAAEANATCPQCKLPMATEVAFVLPYAAAASSSAAGGDEGGRGGYVKGVVTYMVTDGLEVTPMSAISSITLINKFTAGKDVELAEKFVTVGTDEGLALLKAVLRSDTVLSDVFLTRKK; this is translated from the exons ATGGCCTCCTCCAAGATCTCTCTCAAGCTCCTGATCGACAACAAGGCGAAGAAGGTGCTGTTCGCGGAGGCGGGCAAGGAGTTCGTGGACTTCGTGTTCAGCCTGCTCACCCTCCCCATCGGCGCCGTCGCCAAGCTCGTCTCCGCGGGCACCATGCACGGCAGCGTGGGCCGGCTGTACGAGAGCGTGGACCGGATGGGCGCGTCGTACCTGCAGCCCGGGACGGACCGCTCCGACCTGCTGCAGCCCAAGGTGCTGCACCCGGACGCCCGCGAGCTGCTCCTGCTGAGCGGtagccgcggcggcgacggcgacggcgagtccCCGCTCGGCAGGTTCCGCCTCTACACCTGCGCCGGGTACTGcgctaccgccgccgccgaggccaaCGCCACGTGCCCGCAGTGCAAGCTGCCTATGGCCACCGAGGTCGCCTTCGTCCTGCCGTACGCCGCTGCTGCTTCCTCGTCGGCGGCGGGCGGCGACGAGGGGGGAAGAGGAGGGTACGTCAAGGGGGTTGTGACGTACATGGTCACCGACGGGCTCGAGGTCACGCCCATGTCGGCGATATCTAGTATCACGCTTATCAACAAGTTCACCGCCGGCAAGGACGTCGAGCTCGCTGAGAAGTTCGTCACCGTCGGCACCGACGAG GGGCTGGCTCTTCTCAAGGCCGTGCTGCGTTCGGACACGGTGCTCTCGGATGTCTTCCTGACGAGGAAGAAGTGA